One region of Salvia miltiorrhiza cultivar Shanhuang (shh) chromosome 3, IMPLAD_Smil_shh, whole genome shotgun sequence genomic DNA includes:
- the LOC131016417 gene encoding non-specific lipid-transfer protein 2-like, whose translation MLKSVCMVVAAAMLVVNVVVPPAAAAMGCGTVVSYLNSCIPYVTDRGPLGGCCNGVEALYAAADTAADRQSICNCLQSVASSYTAVNFGKAAELPARCGVNIPYKISPSTDCAKVQ comes from the exons ATGCTGAAGTCAGTTTGCATGGTGGTAGCCGCCGCAATGCTGGTGGTGAATGTGGTGGTGCCGCCTGCTGCGGCGGCGATGGGCTGCGGCACGGTGGTGTCGTACCTAAATTCGTGCATCCCATATGTTACTGACAGGGGCCCTCTGGGTGGTTGTTGTAATGGGGTTGAAGCACTTTACGCCGCCGCCGACACGGCGGCGGACCGGCAGAGTATTTGCAACTGCTTGCAGTCTGTGGCGTCGTCGTACACAGCCGTCAACTTCGGCAAGGCCGCCGAACTCCCCGCCCGATGTGGAGTCAACATTCCCTACAAGATCAGCCCTTCTACTGACTGTGCAAA GGTGCAGTGA